AAACTCTGAGGGTCctaaatattttatacaatgatGCAAGTTTGCTAACACAGGCCAGACCAGATGattagttgatacaatgtttcttacagacagacagaccatgtgCAGCCAATTTGATTGATAGGATAACtattttcatcaggatattttctacctgcacgctgcaatgtttttatttgttggctttatgaaAGCTAGTTTTACATATTGGCAATcgaagttacttttagatttgtatcattttgattagaattttgattaaccacatgacattgatttgagatatgaagactttatgaatgaaactgttccacgaaaatgtgcagATGAAAATCATaacagatcagtagaaatggtactATACCCTGCCACTCAACATGGAAAAGGTTGCCGACTGGCAACGTCAGGAGCATAACGGAAGGCCAGcagcaggagggaggaggagagtcgggaatatatatttttttacttctgGTTAGGCTATATTGGTCTCTGGCTGTCTCTTGAGTCATTTTATTTCAACACATATGAATGGAAAAATACACGTCTTAAAATGTAAACATTTTGGTAGAAAGAAAACAAGACTCTCGGTCGACCAggaataaataaaaacatgtcgGGACAGCCCTAATAGCTTTATTCCCTGTATTGTAAAGCCTACTGTTATGAAGTCATATGTATAACACACCAACTGACCGGTTCTTctgatgttgttcacacaggagaccatGTTGAGACATTCTCTACATCCAGAGAGCAACAGCAGGAAGATCACAGAGCTAAGAGGTCTCACCACTGCCCACATTGTGAGGAGATTTTCCCAATTCTATCAAAACTAGAAATACacctaaaaatacacacaggagagaatctgTATTCCTgcactgactgtgggaagagtttcacaaCATCACAGGCTCTGACAGTTCATCTGCGAGTCCACACTGGAGAAaaaccttactcctgctctgactgcggggagagtttctctcaacagagcagcttaaaaacacaccaacgtatacacacaggagagaagccttactcatgctctgactgtgggaagagtttctccgTATCCAGCAACTTAAAAACACACCTAAAAATACACGCTGGGGAGAAGCCTTACTtttgctctgactgtggggcgaGTTTTTCTCAACAGAGCCACTTACAAACCCACCAACATATACATACAGGAAAGAAGCATTACTTATGCTCTGACTGCGGAAAATGCTTCATAACATCAGCTGAGTTAagagttcatcagagaacacacacaggagagaaaccttactgctgctctgactgtgggaagagtttctctcAACAGAGCAACTTAAAATGTCACCagcgaatacacacaggagagaagccttactcctgctctgattgtgggaagagtttcacccATTTGGATATATTAAAATGTCACCagcgaatacacacaggagagaagccttactcctgctctgtctgtgggaagagtttctcccAACAGGGCaacttaaaaacacaccaacgtatacataaaggagagaagccttactcctgttcTGACTGTgaaaaatgcttcacaacatcaactgagctaaaagttcatcggagaacacacacaggagagaagccttactgctgttctgactgtgggaagagtttctcccGATTGGCTACCTTAAAAACACATCAATGTATACATAAAGGAGAGAAGCCTCATCACTTCTCTCAGACCAACTAAGATTAAAGTCACTCCATCGATTAATCCTCATCTTGTAAAAGAAGTGGTAACAGTGAATTGGATCAAGAAGAAAGCATAGAATACTATTGTAATCCTATTGTTTCTCAATGTGACAGAACTGCAGAGGAAAGGGAGTGTTATAGAATTATGACATTGGAAATCATCTTTCTCCAACTTTTTTTTACTACAGAACGTGCCATTTTCACagatgttgatgttggggtggtgctggggatggggatgataAATATGAAGTtggaacattttaaaatgtcccTTTTAAGGCAAAAACAATAGGATAGTGGTTGgtcgggtggatggatggatcagCAAAAACATGAAAGTCTAGCAACTCAacggttgcgtgttcaaatctcatcacggacaattGTAGCTAAtaagcaactttgcaactacacTACATGACGAAAAGTATACCGTTCAAAaggttggggtcacttagaaatgtccttgtttttgaaagataagctatttttttgtctgttttatttaacatcaaattgatcagtgtagacattgttaatgttgtaaattactgttgtcgttggaaacggcagatttttttatggataatctacataggcgtacagaggcccatcatcagcagccatcactcctgtgttccaatggcacgttgtgttagcgaTTTCAAGTTGATAATTTTAAAAGGTTAAATGAtcaatagaaaacccttttgcaattatgttagcacagctaaaaacagTTGTGCTGGTTAAGTTGGACtagatgagtatctggagcatcagcatttgtgagtttgattaaaggttcaaaatggccagaaacaaataactttcttctgaaactcgtcaatctattcttgttctgagaaatgaaggctattccgtgcgaaaaattgccaagaaactgaaaatctcatacaacgctgtgtactaccttcacagaac
This sequence is a window from Oncorhynchus clarkii lewisi isolate Uvic-CL-2024 unplaced genomic scaffold, UVic_Ocla_1.0 unplaced_contig_7974_pilon_pilon, whole genome shotgun sequence. Protein-coding genes within it:
- the LOC139396979 gene encoding zinc finger protein 135-like, which gives rise to YCYEVICITHQLTGSSDVVHTGDHVETFSTSREQQQEDHRAKRSHHCPHCEEIFPILSKLEIHLKIHTGENLYSCTDCGKSFTTSQALTVHLRVHTGEKPYSCSDCGESFSQQSSLKTHQRIHTGEKPYSCSDCGKSFSVSSNLKTHLKIHAGEKPYFCSDCGASFSQQSHLQTHQHIHTGKKHYLCSDCGKCFITSAELRVHQRTHTGEKPYCCSDCGKSFSQQSNLKCHQRIHTGEKPYSCSDCGKSFTHLDILKCHQRIHTGEKPYSCSVCGKSFSQQGNLKTHQRIHKGEKPYSCSDCEKCFTTSTELKVHRRTHTGEKPYCCSDCGKSFSRLATLKTHQCIHKGEKPHHFSQTN